The Stigmatopora argus isolate UIUO_Sarg chromosome 6, RoL_Sarg_1.0, whole genome shotgun sequence region attttgaagggaagacaaacaaccgtcgataggttccttttagctgcagctgaaagtcagggtgtaggcggggcaaatagagccaaaccgggagaagaaaagtataaaaatgtaaaacaaaattagaattaagtttagtgtaaggttagatttttttttctctggtcgcaactccctcgtgtaatgtctctacgagcactgggcggagcgttgcattttttcagtgttttttccccgttagtcagtgcaaatggcggagtgatcgctaatacaagGAGTATACtatactacttttcgttggcaagtggtcgtgcgttatcctacccccctctctgtccctctctcccctcagcgaaatccgtctaattttagtactattaaacacattttagtactattaaaccactagttatttgttactttgttaatagatggcgaattagaacaaataaaaatgtttttccaatccaatatctgtttttggtgttattttagagggttggaacaaattaatttgtttttagttcatttctatgggaaacgttcgtttgagttacaagtaaatcgacatacgagctcagtcccggaaagcattaagctcatatctagaggtaccactgtatatgagaTAAAATAATAGCGATGAAATCAGAGCCCAGAagagcgatgttctaaagtgagaataaaTGCATcggcgacaatattttcaaaataaaataacggatatggaaatgcatttacttttgagggaatttcgtaacttggatcttttttcgtatcttgagtcactcatttgcatataaaaatttcgtaacctgaaaatttcgtacctagaggcatcgGTAAGTAGAGCTATCACTGTAGATGAAAAAGTAGTTCACCTCGATAATGGTTACTTGTACATGGCGTTTTGAATGATGTGTTCCATGTACTGTATTTTGGTGCAAATTAGGATTGGTGCATTTTGGTGGGGAGCCACATCAGGTTATGGCACCTTGCTATTTTCCCCCTCAAGAGTATAATAGTACTTCCCATTTGTGTTTAGTGCAGCATTAGATCCTGAAGTATAGCATGGACATCActagatccattttttttataccatTTGGAAAGACGTTTGATGATCTCACCTCCAGCCATCATCTTGTCCTTCATAGCCGGATGTGTGGTCACAGTGCTGCCGTAGCCAATTCCATGTGCCAGAAGAGCTGTAGGACCTGTGGCAGGAAAGGAAACAAAGCCATTTAGAGAGTTCATTAATGCCGTCCGGTCATTAAATGACTCATCGGTAATTTAAGATACGTGCATCGGTCCAGTGCTTCATCCTAATGCCAGTCGGATACAAGCTTACAGGCAAGACAAATGTCAAGAAGTACTGAATAAAGAATTATGAATCAATAATGAAAAGTTAAATTTCTGTTTCATTGATTCCAAATTTCTCCCACTATTAAAACAATGTTACCCATTGGTAATAATGTAAAGGAAATTAATGCCTTTGCCACTATTGAGGGAGACAAACTTCCGATTAATTTGAACTCATaaatatctatctctatctctctatctctctatctctctatctctctatctctctatctctctatctctctatctctctatctctctctctctatcgctctctctctatcgctctatctctctctatctatctctctctctctatctctatctatctatctctctctatctatctatatatatacatacagtggtacctcgtcatacgaccgttcgtcacacaatattctcgtcttacgacggaaatttcgatcgaataattcgcccgtcatgcgatcaaaatttcatgatgcgaccaagccttttttgcatatctttcgtgtataacaatatctacgagtaCTGAaggattaattcagacgagttccgaccaggaaacgcacaacgcgcatgcgcgggcaaaaagagggctttctgggtaatgaagtatactcgtgcacacaacgccgataggcaatggcactctttctcagaatgaaactttattacccacaatcaatacgtgggtaagctgagctgttgcatttcctgttatttttattatccaacacgaggagtattatattacttctcgttcgctgctcctaagaacatcagcggcactggctcgcaattccctctttgtaatatttctggtcgcaactctctctcataggcgccgttcaaagcggctgcgttcagagccatttcaacgagggagttgcgagccggtctttatgagcagcggagcgatcgcaaaatgtactacaagactatttctcgttggcaagtggtcgtgggttatcccattgtgaggacatttgtgtgaatcattttcggaatattttgaagggaatatgtagtacaacagcaaacagcccatcgatagcgaacgtgagggtggaggcgtggcaaaccgccaacccggaaaacgaaggtaacaaaagattacaacaaaattagaattcagttttgtgtaaagttacattaaacctatgtttgagtgtctgtatatattaatccaagttaatttaaattagtttgttccgtttacgagtgcgttgtcgtggaaaaaaaccaaccccaccccccaaacgtctctgtctcccgtcggcgaaatctgcccaattttagttagattaaacacattttattactattaaaccactagttatgtgttacttcgttaatagatggcgaattagaagaaataaaacattttttccaatccaatatcctgtttttggtgttttttcagagggctggaacgaattaattttttaattccattcatttcaatggaaaacgtccgctcgagttacgagaatctcgtcatacgagctcaattccggaacggattaagctcgtatctcgaggtaccactgtagtgtatttgtttttaattgcattgccaattatatatatatctatatatatgtgtatatatatatatatatatatatatatatatatatatatatatatatatatatatatatatatatattagcaacatgcttatttattaacttatttattacctctttatttatgtctaaaatgtcttttcctgtatctttattctcaccttcttgctactgtgacaatgaaatttcccaaatacgggatgaattaagttatctaatctaatataatctatCAGATCTGCAACACTTTTACTCTGGAAGATATGCTCTAGAGGACAAACGTGCAGCTTGTACGAAATAGAATTCCCACCAGATACATGATAACTCATGCCATTCTCAAATGAATTACTCTTTCGATTGTAAAGAAAGGCGTGATTGCATTGCATTGCGGCTCATCATTCCAGAACAGGAGGAAATTTTGGCTTCAGAATTCTTACAATTAGACCTTAactcaggggtcaccaaactacggcccgccggcacatttggaccggccctctgaacaataccagagacgctatgtttttttttttttttttttttttttttttttgggatgcagcccgccggcacatttggaccggccctctgaacaataccagagacgctatgttttttttgttttttttttgggatgcagcccgccggcacatttggaccggccctctgaacaataccagagacgctatcggatttattttcctatttggccttgaagactgggacgttttaatcttgtgtttggttcattgcacccctgctgagcccacaaatcttcCCAGTGAatcgggccttcgcattgctcctttggtgacacgcgcggggagagtgtttgcctttgatgcatgcgggcattccaccgttgcatgtgtgagcagagtgttagcgagacatctggacgatcgcaggtgagggcggagccctggtaccatggctattgcgatgctattcaagcatataaaaactgtgcaacctgaacctgtttgagaacggaataatggcgaaaaggttagttaagagaaaaattgattcagaatgcagggtatttaacctgcagtggacaaacgattatttttttgttcaatgcaaagaaaaggctgtttgtctcatctgtcaagagacggtcgcagtattcaaagaatacaatcttcgccggcactacgaatcccgtcacaaggacaagtacgatagcgtgcaaggccaaatacgaggagacaaactctcaaagctaaaagttggactattatctcagcagactacatttctacgccaagctcagctgaaccaggcatccgttcgggccagctttcgggttgctaaactgatagcaagcaacggtaagcctttcactgacggagagttttttaagaaatgtatggatgttgtcgtggaggaagtgtgtcccgagaagaaagatgcatttaatgccgtaagtctgtcggcgagtacaatcaccagacgcgttgaagaaatcgggaataatgtctatgcccagctgcagcagaagacgaaagaatttgaatttttttcagtgaaagcacggacgtgcaagacacagcgcaactgctcatttttattcgtggagttagcgcaaactttgagatatgcgaggatctggcagccctccaaagtctcaaagggaccacaacgggagaggatatttttgacaaagtgtgccaaaccatggagaagttggagctggactggtcaaagctggctagcatcacgactgacggggctcctagcatgctgggcgaaactcgcggtttaataggacgcatgaaccgtgagttggaaaaaaggggtctcaccgccccgctacgagtccactgcctaattcaccagcaagcactgtgctgcaaagtgttgacgtgggattctgtaatgaaggtcgtggtgtcgtgcataaacttcatcagggcaaagggacttaaacacaggcagttccaagaattcctgtctgaactggagtctacgcacggagatgtgctgtactacacagaggtccgatggctgagccggggcagagttttgaggcgtttttacgagcttcCACCCGAAATTAACgcgtttcttcatttaaaagacaaaacggtcccagagctgatcaacccagaatggaaatggcacctcgcatttttaacagacgtgacagaaatacttacccaccttaacttgcagctacaaggcgaagggaaactcatttgcgacatgtattcacacataaaagcatttgaggtgaaattagcgctgcttttggaacaagtgaaaaagcgcaactttgtccatcttcctgctacccaaaacctgtcgacagagaacccagcggtcccgttgccagctgaaaagtgcgtggaagcactggaaatgctgaaggcggagttcggtgtgcgattcactgaactacatgttcatgcaaaagaaatccgtctttttcagaacccctttgttgccgacattgatgaagcccagccttcatatcagtttgagttggctgagttacagaactgtgatgttctgaaagacgcattcaagctcaacagtctcattgacttctatgcctccctcccaaacgacacatatccaaacatcaaaaaacatgcaatgaaaatgtcctcagtttttggcagcacgtatatctgcgagaaaaccttttctcgcatgaaactgctgaaaactccgatgagatcaagattgacagatgaacatttgcatcagtgcttgagactggctgtaactagaatggaacctgatattcaacttctcaccagccagatgcaggcccacagttcacactgatgaacagacataggtaagctcacttttctgatttgaatgagtcattctgagcataaacaaatataatcataataaaatctactgggataaaatccatctttacaaccatactggtagtgaaatgtattgtgctgtgtaggtgcggtttcacttagttcagtttctcaacctgcttcctttgtggttttcacagggaagttgatgagagagctgcaaacagcggtgtctacaagcctattggaacaaaaggattataaggaagaaacacaagaactttaggagactgctcatatgtgtcagagagattctgctctgacaactgagctgaacttttatctgttaagattgtgcatggcacaacagaaagttaatgttccatggctttttttctatgaagaacccagagagagttatttagttcttatttatttcataaatagtgttatttatttcctgttttttatgtgaagaactcagagggggttatttagttattatttatttcattaatagtgttattatttgttttctgacttttttctgtaaagaacctggaaagggttatttggttatgtgtggctttctggaaaacaataaaaaaaaaattaagctcccctacgatcgtcacactttttctgttacaaactgacaccggccccccatcagagaagggaaaagttatgtggccctcacaggaaaaagtttggggacccctgccttAACTTTTCAGctacaaattaataaataataagttCACTCATCAGATATCAAACACTTGATTATCTTTGCTTACCGAACAATAGTAAACTTTAGTTTATCTAGCTACTACTGCAGACATTCAGTCATGGCTAactattttataaaaatgtgaaatctgCTGTAAGAGATATGAATGAAACATAatctaaaacattttcatttcatttgaactgTTTTGAGGTTCAAATCTTTTGAGGATGGAGCGAGAACAGAATTTTAGTGATTATTCTAGAACTATctggtgttttaaaaaatattctcaagaatcctctcatctttttttccatcttagGATAAGTAAaagcattttgtgtttttcaaatcTTTAAAGGTAGGatttaaaatgttctccaaTTGTGGAATTACCTCTGTACTGTTTCTTCTCTGAAATAATGCACCACAATGAAAGGGAGTGGCCAAAGAAACAGAATGGTGCATTAACTTGGGTAAATACAGAGCACTGCGCTAAGTTCATCGAAAAaccgttaataaataaaaagttattGATTATGTCGCTTGGCGGCCATTCCATTTAGTCTAATTATTGCACTTTGCTCTTCCAGAACTGCAGACAATTCTTACTAAACCTCAGCTCTCCCAAAAAGAAAGCAGTCTCACTGAGGGGACAACCTCAGAGAtgagcacttaaaaaaaacgatcacGTACGagttctgcaaaaaaacataaataaataaatgacaccaCATGACGGGTTGGAACACTGTTACTCCCAATTCCTGTGTGTGATTCAGGCATTTTTGAGGACACCCTCCAATCCAATTTGGCATAATGGTAGCATAGAGGGAGAGCAACCGTGTTTAAGAGCTTGACTTAAATCACTTAAATCTAGTTATTATAAGACTAATGTAGCCCAAGATAGTAGATGGCTTGACTTTTTTAATCAGGGAAGTAGGAAATTGGATCATCAAATCAGCTGATTCTGTAAGGATTTTAAtcccattaaaataaatggatggatCATGAGCATAAAGTAGCATGCTGCTGTTATACAAGTGTTAAGAgcattttaataagaaaaaaagtttctgccatttttttgttgacagCACCTGCACAGATGGCTGCAATAAGGCCTTTCCTGCCATCTTGGTCCTTCAGCACCTCGCTCACAGCAGTAGACTGCAAGAGAGTGAGAACATGAGAGAACGCAGGGAACAGATGCACAGTCAGTCATGGGTGAAAATCATGTACAGTCAATGCTGCATTGagaaaattgattatttttcagttttcgTTCAACAAGTATGCAGGTACCCGAGTTATTAGGATCAGGTTTGTTTACTGTTTTTGTGCTAAAGTCCTGTCTAATGTATAACTTGCCGCCATCTAGTGGAGCATTGCTGTTACTGTGGGGTTTAATTCATAATATTTTGGTCTGCATTTCTGTTAATGGGTccttgaacacacacacacactttgcatTCAAAAATGAAAGTATAATTCGGCTTTTCTCCCGACGAAGCTTCTGAAACTTGGTGTAGTCTGCATTTCTGTAATATTAGCCTCTATTCCTGAGCATATGTTGTTTCACCATCGATAAAGCTCTTCTTATTTTCTCGCAAACGAATGGTGTCTTGATGAACTAAAGACAGCGGACAACGGCCACGACAGCAAAAGACAGTGGAGGGGACGCACATGacggcaaaagaaaaaaagtcccaagcacaacagcatttatttattattatcacgACTTTTCACATTTAAAGTAGGAGAGCGAGATTAAAAGGGCTGTACAGCAATCCCTCGAATAGCGTGGataatgtagatcagacatggccgcaGTAATCGAAAAACCGTAAAGTAGGATAAGCCTTATTATTAGTGCCTTACTTAAAGTTTTGGGGCCTATAGAAAAATagaagtacacaagtacaattatcaaaaagtgtttttattaaataatgCAGTTATAGACATATGAAAAGGGTGTAATGTATTACAATCTAAATactataatctataaataaataaaattaaacgcTTTAAGTACTGCCTGTACTCAcagaaaatagttcctctccggttggtttaaataataataataataataataaaacaggttattgggagctttagtccaagatctcttcatcagattcgagaggcattggatcatcggtGGAATCTTCAGGGGGCACCATAGGGGCAacaggaggagcttctttctgcgGGAGGCGCAAAAGGAACATAGCGACtgccgtttcttttcttgtacaaaatgcttttgtcaagacgattgccatgtTCAATAGCTACGAACTCGTTGCCATCAATCTCCAGGAGCCGTTGTGGCCAACTGtgtgccatattgaagatctcccGCAGATGTCTTAAAGGAAGACCacattcttcatcctcatcattGTAGTTGTCTgctgcctcttcttcctctctcCCTGATGGGATCATTTTGACGAGGTCCTCATCAGGTGGGTGAGGAGGGGTTCCTTAGTGGCTATCGAGCATGTGTTGACGTCCTCTCGTCGTGCCATCTTCACGGCCTTATCTACGgcataaatccctcataatgctgattcttttttttattcctagtggttaACACTCGCTTGTTGTCCTTGGGGCAGGTAACGTTTTGATTATGCGATGTAAAATAAATGACGAAAATCACAATAGCTTCGTCTGTTTTGTTTCCTGCCATGGGTGAggccattttgtgacatttttttcttatgcgCAGATAGATGACTGCGCATGTGAAGTCTTTCTGCTGTTCGTGTGAAATATTTGTTCACGTTCTCATAAAGGCGCCGCCATTTTGCAACAAATTGTGACACATTTTCGTTTTCTGCACAGATGGCTGCACATGGGAACTGTATTCACTACTCATGTAAAATATTTGTCAACGTTTTCTTAAAGGCGTCGCCTGTTTTTACGCCGGCCGGTACGCATGAATCATGTTCCGTTTGGGATTTCATAAAATATTTCACCATATCTGTGTTTGATTTATGTTATAAATTAGGCCAGGTGGATTGCCACCTCCGCCAGGTAAGAAAGATGGGTTACCTGGCCTATGGGCAGTTGGCTTAAAAAGTTAATGTCAAGAAGGAAGAAGCGTGGAGGCTATTCCagcatttttaataggcgttgaaaatgcctcttaaGCGTCCTGCGTCATCTAAGGGATCATAAATGAATCTTCCGTGCGTTACATCAAGAAGAAGCAAACATTCGGTAACCACTAGTAATAAAATAGTCATCGTTAAGATGGCGAATGCCCTATCGGTGTGgatcgccaggatttactcactatccgaaggatatgcgatacatccgatttcttaacacactctccgggatctccgtggctagccagcccaccaaaagcacgtcgaaggcggcgaagggacaggaaacagaagcgtggatgccggggggggcttgctgctaagctgaaacaacaaccacaccgagctccgcttcccagtatccttttgaccaacgcccgatccatcacccacaaaatggatgagttggaacttcgtattgctaccaacagctttgttagaaactgtaatattattatcatctcagaaacgtggctacacccgcatatccccgacgcggcggtatcgctagctagccgaacgctttttcgcaacgaccgttctaaagtattaacaggcaaaagcaagggcggaggactgtgtatgtatgtacataatgaatggtgttgtgacagtaaaattattgacactcactgttccccggatttagagttattagcaatacgatgtaggccctattatcttccaagagagcttaacgtcgtcatagcaacggctatctatatacctccgaatgctaacgttaacacggcacttaacctcctgctaacggctgttaacaaacaacagcttgatcaccccgatggagtttttattgtcgctggtgatttcaacaaggcgtgtttaaagactgttttacctaagtttattcaatacgtaaattgtaatactagaggagacaaaactcttgaccatgtctattctaacatcaaacatgcttataaagccacttccctccctcacctagctggatcagatcacctctgcctatctctcacccccgcttacactccactccggaggcaaacaacgccacaaataaagacaataaaaacttggcccgacaacgcactctctcagctgcaggactgcttttcccgcaccaactgggaactttttgtacacgacaacctccaggactacacggactctgtactttcttacataaaaaactgcatcgacaacgtcactatagataaacgaatacgggtttttcctaaccaaaaaccctggatgaccaatgagacacaggcactcatcaaatgccgtaattccgcctttagatcaggggacaagataaaatatagcgctgccagagctgagctgaa contains the following coding sequences:
- the LOC144075652 gene encoding general transcription factor II-I repeat domain-containing protein 2-like; amino-acid sequence: MEKLELDWSKLASITTDGAPSMLGETRGLIGRMNRELEKRGLTAPLRVHCLIHQQALCCKVLTWDSVMKVVVSCINFIRAKGLKHRQFQEFLSELESTHGDVLYYTEVRWLSRGRVLRRFYELPPEINAFLHLKDKTVPELINPEWKWHLAFLTDVTEILTHLNLQLQGEGKLICDMYSHIKAFEVKLALLLEQVKKRNFVHLPATQNLSTENPAVPLPAEKCVEALEMLKAEFGVRFTELHVHAKEIRLFQNPFVADIDEAQPSYQFELAELQNCDVLKDAFKLNSLIDFYASLPNDTYPNIKKHAMKMSSVFGSTYICEKTFSRMKLLKTPMRSRLTDEHLHQCLRLAVTRMEPDIQLLTSQMQAHSSH